A genomic segment from Castor canadensis chromosome 1, mCasCan1.hap1v2, whole genome shotgun sequence encodes:
- the LOC109680375 gene encoding olfactory receptor 5T9-like — protein MPRISSDMDLYRNDINVTEVTIFILMGFTDDFKLQVILFLLLLGIYLLTLIGNLGLVVMVIVDSQLHNPMYYFLSVLSFLDVCYSTVVTPKMLANFLATNKSIPYAGCITQMLLFMTFGTKECFLLAAMAYDLYIAIYNPLLYSVSMSPRVYVPLIIASYVGGFLHAIIHTVATFSLSCGSNKIRHIFCDIPPLLVISCSDTSMNQLLLFYCVGSIEITTILIVLVSYGFILLAILNMNSAEGKQKVFSICGSHLTGVSIYHGTILFMYVRPSSSYALENDTVVSIFYTIVIPMLNPIIYSLRNKDVKEAMKKFFQTNWLKNKVHFQI, from the coding sequence ATGCCAAGAATATCATCAGATATGGATTTATACAGAAATGATATCAATGTGACTGAAGTCACCATATTTATACTGATGGGCTTCACAGATGATTTTAAATTACAAGTcatcttatttttactattgctAGGAATCTATCTTCTCACTCTGATAGGGAATTTAGGACTGGTTGTAATGGTAATAGTGGATTCTCAACTCCACAATCCCATGTACTATTTCCTCAGTGTTTTGTCATTCTTAGATGTCTGCTATTCTACAGTTGTTACCCCAAAAATGTTGGCCAATTTCCTGGCAACAAATAAGTCTATTCCATATGCTGGATGTATAACACAAATGCTTCTCTTCATGACATTTGGGACCAAAGAATGCTTTCTTTTGGCTGCAATGGCTTATGACCTCTATATAGCCATCTACAACCCACTTCTGTATTCAGTGAGCATGTCACCTAGAGTCTATGTGCCCCTCATTATTGCTTCTTATGTTGGTGGCTTTTTACATGCTATTATACACACAGTAGCCACGTTTAGCCTGTCCTGTGGATCCAATAAAATTAGACATATATTCTGTGATATACCTCCACTACTTGTTATTTCTTGTTCTGACACTAGCATGAACCAGCTTCTACTCTTCTATTGTGTGGGATCTATTGAGATAACCACTATCCTCATTGTCTTAGTCTCCTATGGTTTCATTCTTTTGGCCATTCTGAATATGAATTCTGCTGAAGGGAAGCAAAAAGTGTTCTCTATTTGTGGTTCTCACCTAACTGGAGTGTCCATTTATCATGGAACAATCCTCTTCATGTATGTGAGACCAAGTTCCAGTTATGCCTTGGAAAATGACACGGTAGTGTCAATATTTTACACTATTGTGATTCCCATGCTCAATCCTATCATATAC